From the Streptomyces syringium genome, one window contains:
- a CDS encoding NYN domain-containing protein, which yields MNDTQGLTGPQEHPGPLDLAALAAGVERTNELLTRVLAEVATTPSTHAIFVDAGYVYAAAGRLVTGTEDRRTFDLDAEGLIEAFIDRARTIFPDSRLLRVYWYDGARRRIHTTEQQSIAELPDVKVRLGNLNANNQQKGVDSLIRTDLESLARHRAISDAALIGGDEDLVSAVEAAQGYGARVHLWGIEAVGGRNQAEPLLWEVDSQRTFDLDFCKPYVTRRAVYEPFGDAPVHQGPAPTRDDVRFVGARVAAQWLGSRGRATLAELLPGHPYLPGSVDQELLVEAEALLGLSLRGHADLRRALRDGFWDHLRTQY from the coding sequence ATGAATGACACGCAGGGCCTCACCGGCCCCCAAGAGCACCCCGGCCCCCTGGACCTCGCCGCGCTCGCCGCCGGTGTCGAGCGGACGAACGAGCTGCTCACCCGGGTGCTGGCCGAGGTTGCGACCACCCCCTCCACCCACGCGATCTTCGTCGACGCCGGCTACGTCTACGCCGCGGCGGGGCGGCTCGTCACCGGCACCGAGGACCGGCGCACCTTCGACCTCGACGCGGAAGGGCTGATCGAGGCCTTCATCGACCGGGCGCGCACGATCTTCCCCGACAGCCGGCTGCTGCGCGTCTATTGGTACGACGGGGCCCGCCGCCGGATCCACACCACCGAGCAGCAGAGCATCGCCGAGCTCCCCGACGTCAAGGTCCGGCTCGGCAACCTCAACGCCAACAACCAGCAGAAGGGCGTCGACTCCCTCATCCGCACCGACCTCGAATCCCTCGCCCGGCACCGCGCCATCAGCGACGCGGCGCTCATCGGGGGCGACGAGGACCTCGTCTCCGCGGTCGAGGCCGCACAGGGCTACGGCGCACGCGTCCACCTCTGGGGCATCGAGGCCGTCGGCGGCCGGAACCAGGCCGAGCCGCTGCTGTGGGAAGTCGACAGCCAGCGCACCTTCGACCTCGACTTCTGCAAGCCCTACGTGACCCGGCGCGCCGTCTACGAGCCCTTCGGCGACGCCCCCGTCCACCAGGGGCCCGCCCCCACCCGCGACGACGTGCGGTTCGTCGGCGCCCGGGTCGCCGCCCAGTGGCTCGGCTCGCGCGGCCGGGCCACGCTCGCCGAGCTGCTGCCCGGCCACCCCTATCTGCCCGGTTCCGTCGACCAGGAGCTGCTGGTCGAGGCGGAGGCGCTGCTCGGCCTGTCCCTGCGCGGCCACGCGGATCTGCGCCGGGCGCTGCGGGACGGCTTCTGGGATCACCTGCGCACCCAGTACTGA